The genomic window TGTCGCACTCGGTGGTGACTTTGCAACCGGATATCGTTTCTTCGATGGTGCCACGATGAATGTGAGCGTGAACTGTATCGACCGTCACGCTCGTGCCAATCCGATTAAAGTCGCGCTGTACTGGGTTGGTGAGGATGGGACCGAACGATCATGGACCTACGAGGAACTGCTCGATACCACCGCCCGCTTTGCCCAAGCACTCACCGATCTCGGTGTCACCAAGGGTGATCGGGTCGCAATATACCTACCGAATCTGCTCGAAACCTTCGCCGCCGTCCATGCGTGCTTTCGAATCGGCGCCATCTACAACATCATCTTCTCCGGCTTCTCGGCAAGCGCACTCGCCGATCGTATCGTCGATACCTCAGCAAAGGTCGTCATCACCGCTGATGAGTCAATGCGGCGCGGCCGCCCCGTACCGCTGAAAGCCACCCTTGACAGTGTGCTCGATCGCCTCGAAAGCATCGAACATGTCGTCGTCGTACGCCGAACAGGTGCCAAGGTGACGATGCGAGCCGGCAAGGACCACTACTTCGACGAACTCCTCGCCGCGACTCCCAACCGTGCAGATCCCGTCGCAATCGAGGCGAACGAACCCGCCTTTATCATCTACACGAGTGGCACAACCGCCAAACCAAAGGGCCTCGTCCACACAGGGACCGGCTTCCTGGTGGGAACGTACCATGACGTGCTCTGGTCCCTCGATCTTGGACCTGAGGATATCTATTGGTGCACGGCAGACACAGGCTGGCTCACCTTCCCGATCTTCGAACTCGTTGGTGGCCTCGCCCATGGAGCGACGATGGTGGCCTTTGAGGGAGCCCTCGACTACCCAACGCCAGACCGGGCCTATGAGCTGATTGAGAAACTTCATATTACCAAAATCTTCACCGCACCGACGTTCCTCCGGATGCTCGCTCGCAACGGCGAATCTCTCGCCAAAGCACATGATCTATCGAGCTTGAAGCTCATTGGCCTGGTCGGAGAGCCCCTCGACGCAAAGACGTGGAACTGGGTTCATGACAACGTTGGCGCCCCTGAGATCGAGATCAACAATACCTATGGCCAATCGGAGACTGGGAGCGCTTGGACCTCCTCCGCCGTGGGCGTCACTCACTCCAAGCCAGGCTCCTGCGGTCTGGCCCTCCCTGGTCATGCCTTTGAGATTGTCGATGAATCCGGTGAACCGGTCGGTCCCGGTAAGGTCGGATATCTCCTGTTGACCCAGCCCTTTCCAACGATGTTTCGTACCATTTGGAACGACCCGGAACGCTATCGCGCCCAGTACTTCACCCGCTTTGGCGCTCACCGCTACGACACTGCTGACGCGGCTCTCGTCGATGGCGATGGGCACATCTGGGTCGTCGGGCGGGTTGATGGAGTGATCAATGTCGCTGGTCACCGCCTGTCGACTATGGAGATGGAAAGCGCTCTTCTCAGCGTGCCCGGTGTCGCCGAAGCTGCCGTCGTCGGTGTCGATGACGAGACAAAGGGACAGGTGCCGGTCGCCTTCGTCTCCCTATCCGCCTCCGCGACCGACATCACTGAGGACGTGCTCAAACAAAAGATCACCGACGAGATCGGGGCGATCGCACGACCACAAAGCGTCTACCTTCTCTCCACCATGCCCCGCACACGATCTGGAAAAATCGTTCGCCGTCTACTCAAAGAATTGGTCGTAGACGGTCACACCAGCGG from Ferrimicrobium sp. includes these protein-coding regions:
- a CDS encoding acetate--CoA ligase, which gives rise to MMTSNENLPDLPPMVRDSQLVPPSLAPSSRLPVKTEAEFWDLYQRSLRDLGAYWQEVANSFEWMDGWPSSVALGGDFATGYRFFDGATMNVSVNCIDRHARANPIKVALYWVGEDGTERSWTYEELLDTTARFAQALTDLGVTKGDRVAIYLPNLLETFAAVHACFRIGAIYNIIFSGFSASALADRIVDTSAKVVITADESMRRGRPVPLKATLDSVLDRLESIEHVVVVRRTGAKVTMRAGKDHYFDELLAATPNRADPVAIEANEPAFIIYTSGTTAKPKGLVHTGTGFLVGTYHDVLWSLDLGPEDIYWCTADTGWLTFPIFELVGGLAHGATMVAFEGALDYPTPDRAYELIEKLHITKIFTAPTFLRMLARNGESLAKAHDLSSLKLIGLVGEPLDAKTWNWVHDNVGAPEIEINNTYGQSETGSAWTSSAVGVTHSKPGSCGLALPGHAFEIVDESGEPVGPGKVGYLLLTQPFPTMFRTIWNDPERYRAQYFTRFGAHRYDTADAALVDGDGHIWVVGRVDGVINVAGHRLSTMEMESALLSVPGVAEAAVVGVDDETKGQVPVAFVSLSASATDITEDVLKQKITDEIGAIARPQSVYLLSTMPRTRSGKIVRRLLKELVVDGHTSGDVTGLEDPEVLAKLEAELR